The following are encoded together in the Tripterygium wilfordii isolate XIE 37 chromosome 18, ASM1340144v1, whole genome shotgun sequence genome:
- the LOC119984005 gene encoding leucine-rich repeat receptor protein kinase EMS1-like, translating into MALKLPCSFLFVLTYLCILFSNVIAEQDERNPDRESLLSFKSALENPHILSSWNLSTHHCNWVGVSCQLGRVTELSLPTQLLNGPLSPSLFAISSLIVLDLSSNLFSGEIAPEIGNLKKLRSLSLDDNQLSGVIPGELGALNRLEILELGSNHFTGEIPPELGNLPNLITLDLSGNSLTGNLPSQLIGLTQMLYLDLSDNLLSGSLPATLFTNLQSLSSLDISNNSFSGAIPPQIGNLKNLTDIYIGINGFSGPLPPEIGGLLSLQNFFSPSCSITGPLPEQLSDLQSLNKLDLSYNPLKCSIPKSMGKLQNLSILNLVYAELNGSIPAELGNCKHLKTLMLSFNSLSGSLPEELSKLPMLTFSAEKNQLSGPLPTWIGRWTNVQSIFLSSNRFSGRIPVEIGNCSILDHISLSNNLLTGAIPRELCNAVSLTEVDLDGNLLSGTIEDVFIKCTNLTQLALVKNQINGSLPEYLAEIPLMVLDIDSNNFTGTIPLSLWNSVTLMEFSAANNLLEGTLPAEIGNAIALERLVLSNNHLKGSIPKEIGNLTNLSVLNLNSNQLEGSIPAELGDCVSLTTLDLGSNFLIGSIPEQLADLAELQCLVFSYNSLSGSIPSKASTYFHQANMPDLTFVQHHGVYDLSHNNLSGSIPEELGNCIVIVDLLLSNNMLSGEIPGSLSRLTNLTTLDLSGNVLTGSIPPASGFTQKLQGLYLGNNQLAGTIPGSLGRLGSLVKLNLTGNKLSGSVPISFGNLRELTHLDVSNNKLNGVLPSALTRMLNLVGLYVQQNRLSGSVDELLSNSVAWKIETLNLSNNFFVGYLPQSLGNLSYLIYLDLHDNKFTGEIPPDLGNLMQLQYFDISGNMLSGLIPEKLCSLINLLYINLAGNRLEGPVPRSGICSNLSTTFLDGNKHLCGRVVGLDCKIKSFAKSALLNAWGLGGMVVGIVIVSLVVAFAFRRCITRGSGGDPESIEESKLNNFVDQNMYFLSSSRSKEPLSINIAMFEQPLLKLTLEDILEATNNFCKTNIIGDGGFGTVYKATLPDGRTVAVKKLSEAKTQGNREFIAEMETLGKVKHQNLVPLLGYCTLGVEKLLVYEYMVNGSLDLWLRNRTGALYVLNWPKRFKIATGAARGLAFLHHGFLPHIIHRDIKASNILLNEDFEPKVADFGLARLISACETHVSTDIAGTFGYIPPEYGQSGRCTTRGDVYGFGVILIELVTGKEPTGPDFKEVEGGNLVGWVFQKIKKGQAADVLDPSILNADSKQMMLQVLQIAAVCLSDNPANRPTMLQVLKFLKKINDD; encoded by the coding sequence ATGGCTCTTAAGCTTCCATGTTCGTTCCTCTTCGTGTTAACCTATCTTTGTATTTTGTTCTCTAACGTTATTGCAGAGCAAGATGAGCGAAACCCAGACAGAGAAAGTCTCCTTTCTTTCAAATCCGCCCTTGAAAACCCGCACATACTCTCTTCATGGAACCTTTCGACTCATCATTGCAACTGGGTCGGTGTCTCTTGCCAACTCGGACGAGTTACAGAACTTTCTCTTCCAACTCAGCTTCTGAATGGTCCTCTCTCTCCCTCGCTCTTTGCTATCTCCTCACTCATCGTCCTTGATCTCTCGTCAAACCTCTTTAGCGGCGAAATTGCTCCTGAAATTGGCAACCTAAAGAAGTTGAGATCGTTATCTCTTGATGATAACCAGCTCTCAGGGGTGATTCCGGGTGAACTCGGTGCGTTGAACCGTCTCGAGATCCTAGAACTCGGTTCCAATCATTTCACGGGAGAAATTCCTCCCGAACTCGGGAATTTACCCAACCTCATCACACTTGACCTCTCCGGCAACTCGCTCACCGGGAATCTTCCGAGCCAACTCATCGGGTTGACCCAGATGCTGTACTTGGACTTGAGTGACAACCTTCTCTCAGGTTCTCTTCCTGCAACACTCTTCACCAATCTccaatctttatcatctttggACATATCAAACAACAGCTTCTCTGGTGCAATTCCACCCCAAATAGGCAACCTCAAGAACCTAACTGATATTTATATTGGCATCAATGGTTTCTCCGGTCCGTTACCTCCTGAAATCGGAGGCCTTTTGAGCCTTCAGAACTTCTTCTCGCCTTCTTGTTCCATAACAGGCCCCTTACCTGAGCAACTCTCGGACTTGCAATCACTGAACAAACTAGACCTCTCGTATAACCCGTTGAAGTGTTCGATTCCGAAATCCATGGGGAAGCTGCAGAATTTGAGTATTTTGAACCTTGTTTATGCCGAGCTTAATGGGTCGATTCCAGCTGAGCTTGGAAACTGCAAGCATTTgaaaactttgatgctttcattcAACTCGCTCTCTGGATCGTTGCCTGAGGAGCTCTCTAAGCTGCCAATGCTGACGTTTTCAGCTGAGAAGAACCAGCTCTCGGGTCCATTGCCGACCTGGATTGGGAGGTGGACCAATGTTCAGTCAATTTTTCTCTCAAGTAATCGATTCTCAGGGAGAATTCCAGTGGAGATTGGGAATTGTAGCATCTTGGATCATATAAGTTTGAGCAATAACTTGCTGACTGGCGCGATACCCAGAGAGTTGTGCAATGCGGTGTCACTAACTGAGGTTGATCTCGATGGTAATTTGCTGTCAGGAACGATTGAGGACGTGTTCATCAAGTGCACGAATTTGACTCAGCTGGCTTTGGTTAAAAATCAGATAAATGGTTCTTTACCGGAGTATCTTGCAGAGATTCCACTGATGGTGCTCGACATTGATTCGAACAATTTTACAGGTACCATACCATTGAGTCTCTGGAATTCGGTAACTTTGATGGAGTTCTCTGCCGCAAATAATCTATTGGAAGGTACTCTTCCTGCGGAGATTGGCAATGCAATAGCTTTGGAGAGGCTAGTTCTTAGTAACAATCACTTGAAGGGGTCTATACCTAAGGAAATTGGCAATCTGACCAACCTTTCTGTGCTTAACTTGAACTCTAATCAGCTCGAAGGGAGCATTCCAGCTGAGCTTGGTGATTGTGTTTCTCTTACCACTTTGGACCTTGGCAGCAACTTTCTTATTGGTTCCATTCCTGAGCAACTTGCAGACCTAGCTGAACTACAGTGCTTGGTCTTCTCTTACAATAGTTTATCAGGGTCGATACCATCGAAGGCATCTACCTATTTTCATCAGGCTAACATGCCTGATTTGACATTTGTGCAGCACCACGGAGTGTATGATCTGTCTCATAATAATTTGTCTGGTTCAATACCTGAAGAATTGGGGAACTGCATTGTCATTGTGGATCTTCTTCTCAGCAACAATATGCTTTCTGGTGAGATTCCTGGATCACTTTCTCGGTTGACCAATCTCACAACTCTGGATTTGTCTGGAAATGTTTTGACTGGTTCAATTCCACCTGCATCTGGTTTCACTCAAAAGCTTCAAGGCTTGTATTTAGGCAATAATCAGCTTGCAGGGACCATCCCTGGAAGCTTAGGACGTTTGGGTAGTTTAGTAAAGCTGAATTTGACTGGAAATAAGCTATCCGGTTCAGTTCCCATTAGTTTTGGCAATCTGAGAGAGCTTACCCACTTGGATGTCAGCAACAACAAGCTCAATGGTGTGCTTCCTTCCGCTTTGACGCGTATGCTTAATCTTGTGGGGCTTTATGTTCAGCAAAACAGGCTTTCTGGTTCAGTTGATGAGCTTTTGTCAAATTCTGTAGCGTGGAAGATTGAAACTTTGAACTTGAGCAATAATTTCTTTGTGGGATATCTGCCGCAATCATTGGGCAATCTTTCCTATTTGATATATTTGGATCTTCATGACAACAAGTTCACAGGAGAGATCCCTCCAGACCTTGGTAATTTGATGCAACTTCAATACTTTGACATATCTGGAAACATGCTATCTGGCCTGATACCGGAGAAACTATGCAGTCTGATTAATCTTCTTTATATTAATTTGGCTGGAAACAGATTGGAAGGGCCTGTACCCAGAAGTGGCATTTGCTCAAACCTGTCTACAACTTTTCTTGATGGCAACAAACATCTCTGTGGTAGAGTTGTGGGTTTAGATTGCAAGATTAAAAGCTTTGCAAAGTCAGCGTTGTTAAATGCTTGGGGACTTGGTGGGATGGTGGTTGGGATCGTGATTGTCTCTCTTGTTGTGGCCTTTGCATTTCGGAGATGTATCACTAGGGGCAGTGGAGGAGATCCTGAGTCTATCGAGGAAAGCAAATTAAACAATTTTGTTGATCAGAATATGTATTTCTTAAGTAGCAGCAGGTCAAAGGAGCCTTTGAGTATTAACATAGCTATGTTTGAGCAGCCACTTCTAAAACTGACCTTAGAGGATATTCTTGAAGCCACCAACAACTTCTGTAAGACAAACATTATTGGAGATGGAGGTTTCGGAACAGTTTATAAAGCTACTTTACCTGATGGAAGGACAGTTGCAGTCAAGAAACTTAGTGAAGCAAAGACACAAGGTAACAGAGAATTCATTGCTGAAATGGAAACTTTGGGCAAGGTAAAGCACCAGAACCTTGTTCCTTTGCTTGGGTACTGCACCCTTGGTGTGGAAAAGCTCCTTGTTTACGAGTACATGGTAAACGGGAGCCTAGATCTTTGGCTGAGGAATCGGACTGGCGCTCTCTATGTTCTCAACTGGCCCAAACGCTTCAAAATTGCAACTGGTGCTGCTAGAGGGCTAGCATTCCTTCATCATGGGTTCCTCCCCCACATTATCCATAGGGATATTAAAGCCAGCAATATCTTACTGAACGAAGACTTTGAGCCAAAAGTCGCAGATTTTGGGCTTGCAAGATTGATCAGTGCTTGTGAGACTCATGTTAGCACTGACATTGCAGGAACATTTGGCTACATTCCACCTGAATATGGGCAGAGCGGGAGGTGCACTACAAGAGGAGATGTGTATGGTTTTGGTGTGATCCTGATTGAATTGGTAACAGGGAAAGAGCCAACAGGACCTGATTTTAAAGAGGTTGAAGGGGGAAATTTGGTTGGTTGGGTGTTTCAGAAGATCAAGAAGGGGCAGGCTGCTGATGTTCTTGATCCAAGTATTCTCAATGCGGATTCGAAGCAGATGATGCTCCAAGTGCTGCAGATTGCTGCTGTATGCTTGTCTGATAATCCGGCTAATAGACCTACAATGCTTCAAGTGTTGAAGTTCTTGAAGAAGATCAACGATGACTAG
- the LOC119984096 gene encoding F-box protein At2g17036-like gives MEFQESDWAWVPEIVLEGILDCIVSFYDYARFGAVCKHWYCVAKYRRRQFMELWSRQLPLLMIPAADGRRDQRRLHNVVTGKTYDFLLSLRYDRRCVGYSHGWLATNCKNTIITLRNPFLNQAILLPSLKSPFQMSTCPTNWYDYDVNKVVLSHNPYLYPDRYAVMSMSYVNISLAVLKPGSDSWTHFDKSQNDTDDIIYHKGVFLAVDRKGELVEIKCLNSSSPKMETIVSRENCEKIIHTIVYLVESSDGSLLLIRKYMDFYDDVTPHFKVSRLVRSENKVKKPYWDEIKSLGDEAVFVGDSDTLCIRASNFPGCRPNCIYFDYHSGHYLKPRKLCDMGIFNLEDGSITGHYTSDDESLNNWPHAAWIVPTLGDEATVNPKSRCAPHLQF, from the coding sequence ATGGAGTTTCAAGAATCAGATTGGGCTTGGGTTCCTGAAATTGTCCTCGAGGGAATTCTAGATTGTATTGTGTCTTTCTACGACTACGCCAGGTTTGGTGCAGTTTGCAAGCACTGGTATTGTGTTGCAAAGTACAGGAGACGGCAATTTATGGAATTATGGAGCAGACAGCTTCCGTTGTTGATGATCCCTGCCGCGGACGGCCGTAGAGACCAGCGACGTCTACACAACGTTGTAACGGGGAAAACATATGACTTTCTACTCTCACTGCGTTACGACAGGAGATGTGTTGGTTATTCACATGGTTGGTTGGCTACTAATTGTAAGAATACAATTATAACTCTCAGAAATCCTTTCTTGAATCAAGCCATACTTTTACCTTCACTTAAATCTCCCTTCCAGATGAGTACTTGCCCAACAAATTGGTATGATTATGATGTCAATAAAGTGGTCTTATCTCATAACCCTTATTTGTATCCTGATCGTTACGCAGTCATGTCAATGTCCTACGTTAATATATCCCTTGCTGTATTGAAACCAGGAAGTGATTCTTGGACTCACTTTGATAAAAGCCAGAATGATACGGATGATATTATTTACCATAAAGGTGTGTTCCTTGCGGTAGACCGAAAAGGTGAACTCGTAGAAATCAAATGTCTGAACTCTAGTAGTCCTAAGatggaaacaatcgtgtctcgGGAAAATTGTGAGAAGATTATCCATACCATAGTATATCTTGTGGAATCATCGGATGGGTCTCTGTTATTAATTCGCAAATATATGGATTTTTATGACGATGTGACTCCACATTTTAAGGTTTCTAGACTTGTGCGTTCCGAAAATAAAGTTAAGAAGCCATATTGGGACGAGATTAAAAGTCTGGGGGACGAGGCAGTGTTTGTGGGTGACAGCGACACATTGTGTATTCGGGCGTCTAACTTCCCTGGCTGCAGGCCAAATTGTATATACTTCGATTATCATTCTGGGCATTATCTCAAGCCGAGAAAGCTTTGTGATATGGGCATTTTCAACTTAGAAGATGGAAGCATCACAGGACATTATACCAGTGATGATGAATCCCTAAACAATTGGCCTCACGCAGCTTGGATTGTACCGACTCTTGGAGATGAAGCTACAGTCAATCCCAAAAGTAGATGCGCACCGCACCTCCAATTCTGA
- the LOC119984099 gene encoding protein phosphatase inhibitor 2-like codes for MEGSRGRVRWDETNLGEIEANKPVRQKITEPKTPYHRMVDDDGSLSPIRGSFDECAGGSMHAEDLRTVLNDVASSNRNSIRIPSGWTSSEDEADPMEQDGDSKSDRSAKFRKHRRAHYDEFLKVKELRRKGSFLEDEDVDGEDKYEKCDSSSLSAGVGGIDIEEGKLTSPQQSASHPADGS; via the exons ATGGA GGGTAGCAGGGGACGAGTAAGATGGGATGAGACAAATCTAGGGGAAATTGAAGCAAATAAGCCCGTAAGACAGAAAATCACTGAACCAAAGACTCCATATCACCGCATGGTCGATGATGATG GTTCTCTGTCCCCTATCCGTGGAAGTTTTGACGAGTGTGCAGGTGGTTCGATGCATGCTGAAGACTTGAGGACTGTTTTGAATGATGTGGCATCCTCAAATAGAAACTCCATTAGGATTCCTAGTGGCTGGACTTCATCTGAAGATGAAGCTGATCCTATGGAGCAAGATGGAG ATTCCAAATCAGATAGAAGTGCAAAGTTCAGGAAGCACAGGCGAGCACACTACGATGAGTTTTTGAAAGTCAAAGAACTGCGACGTAAGGGTTCCTTTCTCGAGGATGAAGACGTTGATGGCGAAGATAAATATGAGAAATGTGATTCTTCTTCCTTAAGCGCTGGAGTGGGAGGTATTGACATCGAAGAAGGTAAGTTAACTTCGCCTCAACAGTCTGCTTCACATCCAGCTGATGGTTCTTAG
- the LOC119984098 gene encoding ADP-ribosylation factor-related protein 1-like, translating into MFSLLYGLWKHLFSKTEFHVLILGIDKAGKTTLLEKLKSTYLNSEGLPPDRIVPTVGLNIGRVEASNNKLVFWDLGGQPGLRSIWEKYYEEAHAVIYVIDAACPSRFEDAKSALEKALRHEDLQGAPLLILANKQDLSDSVSAEELARYLDLKKLDERVYMFEAVSAYDGMGIKESVEWLVEIMERSKRTEMLRVRAGMNGSSST; encoded by the exons ATGTTCTCGTTGCTTTATGGACTTTGGAAGCATCTCTTTAGCAAGACAGAGTTTCATGTACTCATTCTTGGAATTGACAAGGCTGGGAAAACA ACTCTGTTGGAGAAATTGAAGTCTACATACTTAAATTCTGAAGGCCTTCCCCCTGATCGAATTGTTCCAACTGTGGGACTCAATATTGGTCGTGTTGAAGCGTCTAATAACAAACTTGTTTTCTGGGACCTGGGAGGTCAG CCTGGTCTGCGGTCAATTTGGGAGAAATACTATGAGGAGGCGCATGCTGTGATTTATGTGATAGATGCTGCATGCCCCTCACGTTTTGAAGATGCAAAATCTGCCCTTG AAAAAGCGCTTCGGCATGAAGATTTGCAAGGAGCCCCTCTTTTGATATTGGCAAACAAGCAG GATCTTTCTGATTCTGTATCGGCGGAAGAACTTGCTCGGTATCTGGATCTCAAGAAGTTGGACGAAAGGGTTTACATGTTTGAAGCTGTCTCGGCATATGATGG GATGGGAATTAAGGAGAGTGTTGAATGGCTGGTGGAGATAATGGAGAGAAGCAAGAGAACGGAAATGTTGAGAGTTCGAGCAGGCATGAATGGCTCCTCATCTACGTAG
- the LOC119984100 gene encoding putative uncharacterized protein DDB_G0287975 produces the protein MEIRVRCSCGEENCREWAIVELQGVVEVQPSFQGRLPNLEIGQLCRPSSQEIYTFTVGYHELTGSKVSLKKPLLVLKKIKHENLDQGSDNSSPRVELEVVGIIRHRILFKTRPKALIQC, from the exons ATGGAGATTCGAGTTAGATGCAGTTGCGGCGAAGAAAATTGCCGCGAATGGGCGATCGTCGAACTGCAAGGCGTCGTGGAAGTTCAGCCTTCTTTTCAAGGTCGCCTTCCAAATCTCGAAATCGGCCAGCTTTGCCGCCCTTCCTCTCAG GAAATCTATACTTTCACTGTTGGGTATCATGAATTGACCGGATCGAAGGTTTCCTTGAAGAAGCCACTGTTGGTCCTGAAGAAGATTAAGCATGAAAATCTGGACCAGGGCAGTGACAATAGCTCCCCTAGAGTTGAATTGGAAGTTGTTGGAATCATTCGGCACCGAATTTTGTTCAAGACCAGACCAAAGGCCCTTATCCA GTGTTGA
- the LOC119984517 gene encoding methyl-CpG-binding domain-containing protein 13-like isoform X7 — translation MKEVSCYLESGELGPYAFKPRNKGCSNAELEDDSSCSPAIAEKQKLDVDVTRRQITGGQTSKICEIVKNEERDTLACRGNCIPSSEHSSNQCKMELRNSESPEHKDLKQIEQGSDSAIDITPAVSEGGRGTELKRSELQENKDLRHIERVNKSATNTPPAGHEVDIIPDVLSLETRMSSGKTKRTNPRKRKSKKKIGTQLPCRASKRLAGITLDPVPELKMANQAHRVTAKPSDRATAGAARDSSAGAARDSSTGHVACDQLESEQKVRCTSSMSIGVSLDSSDKSKHFAGNSANPTEGGGKAETKVKADKMQGHSGVSPHGNLAIMEEKVETEINSSDEPGESLNLPLAELWSDPCIAFAIKTLTGATFDASTTTEGSLGSNGSEVGADKNQVSTVLPLKNLPVPEEFARKIEINDNAHEKPGSPLNLPFANVWTDPCIDFAIKTLTGAIPLDCGMVSLDCFSQQVGSSQTQESTGFTLPNAGEICQTDLLCQQYAAVDKPSLEEQALVEHALPVAGNVNLQYADRTNRTN, via the exons TCACCAGCCATAGCCGAGAAGCAGAAGTTGGATGTTGATGTAACAAGGAGACAGATCACTGGAGGTCAGACTTCAAAAATTTGTGAGATAGTGAAGAATGAAGAGAGAGACACTCTTGCCTGTAGGGGAAATTGTATACCTTCCTCTGAACATTCTTCTAACCAGT GTAAGATGGAACTCAGGAATTCAGAATCGCCAGAGCACAAGGACTTGAAGCAAATTGAGCAGGGAAGTGATTCTGCTATAGATATCACACCTGCAGTCTCTGAAG GTGGGCGGGGGACAGAACTAAAGAGATCAGAATTACAAGAGAACAAGGATTTGAGGCACATAGAACGGGTAAATAAGTCTGCTACAAATACACCTCCTGCAGGCCATGAAGTTGATATTATTCCAGATGTGCTATCACTGGAAACTAGGATGAGTAGTGGCAAAACTAAAAGGACCAATCCTCGCAAGCGCAAATCCAAGAAGAAAATAGGTACTCAGTTGCCTTGCCGGGCTTCAAAGCGACTTGCTGGAATCACTCTTGATCCAGTGCCAGAGCTAAAAATGGCTAATCAAGCTCACCGAGTTACAGCCAAACCTTCTGATAGGGCGACAGCAGGTGCAGCTCGGGATTCTTCAGCAGGTGCAGCTCGGGATTCTTCCACTGGGCATGTAGCTTGTGATCAGCTCGAGTCAGAGCAGAAAGTGAGGTGCACATCTTCAATGAGTATAGGAGTGTCACTGGATTCATCAGATAAGAGTAAACATTTCGCTGGGAACTCGGCTAATCCAACTGAGGGAGGTGGAAAGGCAGAAACAAAAGTTAAGGCTGATAAAATGCAAGGACACTCGGGTGTTTCACCACACGGAAACCTGGCTATTATGGAAGAGAAGGTTGAAACTGAAATAAATAGCAGTGATGAGCCAGGAGAGAGCCTCAACCTGCCTTTGGCGGAATTATGGTCAGACCCGTGCATTGCATTTGCTATAAAAACTCTCACTGGTGCAACCTTCGATGCTTCCACCACTACAGAAGGGTCCCTGGGGTCTAACGGTAGTGAAGTTGGGGCTGACAAGAATCAAGTATCCACAGTTCTGCCTCTGAAGAATCTACCTGTTCCAGAAGAATTTGCTAGAAAGATTGAAATCAATGACAATGCTCATGAGAAGCCAGGATCCCCACTCAATTTGCCTTTTGCCAATGTGTGGACGGACCCATGCATTGATTTTGCAATAAAAACCCTTACCGGTGCTATTCCATTGGACTGTGGTATGGTTAGTCTGGATTGCTTTTCACAGCAAGTTGGTTCATCACAAACCCAAGAAAGTACCGGTTTTACCTTACCTAATGCAGGCGAGATTTGCCAAACCGATCTTTTGTGCCAGCAATATGCAGCTGTGGATAAACCTTCACTTGAAGAACAAGCCCTTGTGGAGCATGCGTTGCCAGTTGCTGGAAACGTGAACCTCCAGTACGCTGATAGAACTAATAGAACTAACTGA